A window from Pseudomonas sp. MRSN 12121 encodes these proteins:
- the smc gene encoding chromosome segregation protein SMC: MRLKCIKLAGFKSFVDPTTVNFPSNMAAVVGPNGCGKSNIIDAVRWVMGESSAKNLRGESMTDVIFNGSTSRKPVSQASIELVFDNSDGTLVGEYAAYAEISIRRKVTRDSQNSYFLNGAKCRRRDITDIFLGTGLGPRSYSIIEQGMISKLIEAKPEDLRNFIEEAAGISKYKERRRETENRIRRTHENLARLTDLREELERQLERLHRQAQAAEKYQEYKAEERQLKAQLSALRWQELNEQVGQRESIIGNQEVGFEALVAEQRNADAAIERLRDGHHELSERFNLVQGRFYSVGGDIARVEQSIQHGQQRLRQLQDDLREAERARLETESHLGHDRTLLATLGEELEMLEPEQEVTSAAAEEAAAALEEAETTMHGWQEQWDAFNLKSAEPRRQAEVQQSRIQQLEGSMERLAERQRRLEEERALLAADPEDAAILELNEQLAASEATLEDLQASEEGQVERLEQLRQELQQATQAQQQAQGELQRLNGRLASLEALQQAALDPGTGAAQWLQEHQLADRPRLAEGLKVEAGWELAVETVLGADLQAVLVDDFAGFDLAGFEQGDLRLLQLAGEGARVPGSLLDKVDAQVDLAPWLGSVKPVESLEQALALRGQLAAGESLISRDGFWVGRHFLRVRRASEAESGMLARNQEIERLSLERDEREASVEDLEARLQNLRAQQRQQENGREHLRRLLQDEARQQGELKAKLSAGKAKAEQLALRRTRLDEEVAELGEQRSLEHEQVGEARLQLQEALDSMALDTEQRELLLAQRDSLRERLDRVRQEARQHKDHAHQLAVRLGSLKAQHDSTRQALERLELQSERLTEKREQLSLNLEEGAAPLEELRLKLEELLEKRMTVDVELKSAQIAMEDADRELRDAEKRRTQAEQQSQLIRGQLEQQRMEWQALTVRRKTLQDQLLEDGYDLQGVLATLTEQASEKEAEEELERIAARIQRLGAINLAAIDEYQQQSERKRYLDAQDADLVEALDTLENVIRKIDKETRNRFKDTFDQINGGLQALFPKVFGGGSAYLELTGEDLLDTGVTIMARPPGKKNSTIHLLSGGEKALTALALVFAIFKLNPAPFCMLDEVDAPLDDANVGRYARLVKEMSQTVQFIYITHNKIAMEMADQLMGVTMHEPGCSRLVAVDVEEAMAMVDA; encoded by the coding sequence GTGCGGCTCAAGTGCATCAAGCTGGCGGGGTTCAAATCCTTCGTCGACCCGACCACGGTGAACTTCCCCAGTAACATGGCGGCGGTGGTCGGGCCCAATGGGTGCGGCAAGTCGAACATCATCGACGCCGTGCGTTGGGTGATGGGCGAGAGCTCGGCCAAGAACCTGCGCGGCGAGTCGATGACCGACGTCATCTTCAATGGCTCCACCAGCCGCAAGCCGGTGAGCCAGGCGAGCATCGAACTGGTTTTCGACAACTCCGACGGCACCCTGGTCGGCGAATACGCGGCCTACGCGGAAATCTCCATTCGCCGCAAGGTCACCCGGGACAGCCAGAACAGCTATTTCCTCAACGGTGCCAAGTGCCGCCGTCGCGACATCACCGACATCTTCCTTGGCACCGGCCTGGGGCCGCGCAGCTACTCGATCATCGAGCAGGGCATGATCTCCAAGCTGATCGAGGCCAAGCCGGAAGACCTGCGCAATTTCATCGAGGAAGCGGCGGGGATTTCCAAGTACAAGGAGCGGCGGCGGGAAACCGAAAACCGCATTCGCCGCACCCACGAAAACCTCGCGCGCCTGACCGACCTGCGCGAAGAGCTGGAGCGCCAGCTCGAACGCCTGCACCGACAGGCCCAGGCCGCCGAGAAGTACCAGGAATACAAGGCCGAGGAGCGCCAGCTCAAGGCTCAGTTGTCGGCCCTGCGCTGGCAGGAACTGAACGAACAGGTCGGGCAGCGCGAGTCGATCATCGGCAACCAGGAAGTCGGTTTCGAAGCGCTGGTGGCGGAGCAACGCAACGCCGATGCGGCCATCGAGCGCCTGCGCGACGGTCACCATGAGCTGTCCGAGCGCTTCAACCTGGTGCAGGGACGCTTCTACTCGGTCGGCGGCGATATCGCCCGGGTCGAACAGAGCATCCAGCACGGCCAGCAGCGTTTGCGCCAGTTGCAGGACGACTTGCGCGAGGCCGAGCGTGCGCGGCTGGAAACCGAATCCCACCTGGGACACGACCGCACCTTGCTCGCCACCCTCGGCGAAGAGCTGGAAATGCTCGAGCCCGAGCAGGAAGTCACCAGCGCCGCCGCGGAAGAGGCGGCCGCAGCCCTGGAAGAAGCCGAAACCACCATGCACGGCTGGCAGGAACAGTGGGACGCCTTCAACCTCAAGTCCGCCGAGCCGCGACGCCAGGCCGAAGTGCAGCAATCGCGCATCCAGCAGCTCGAGGGCAGCATGGAGCGCCTGGCCGAACGCCAGCGGCGCCTGGAGGAGGAGCGGGCGTTGCTGGCCGCCGATCCGGAAGACGCGGCGATCCTCGAACTCAACGAACAACTCGCGGCCAGCGAGGCGACTCTGGAAGACCTGCAGGCCAGCGAGGAAGGCCAGGTCGAGCGCCTGGAGCAATTGCGCCAGGAACTGCAGCAAGCCACCCAGGCCCAGCAACAGGCCCAGGGTGAATTGCAACGTCTCAACGGTCGCCTGGCGTCGCTGGAGGCCTTGCAGCAGGCTGCGCTCGATCCGGGAACCGGCGCGGCGCAATGGCTGCAGGAGCACCAGTTGGCCGATCGCCCGCGGCTGGCCGAGGGCCTGAAGGTCGAGGCGGGATGGGAACTGGCGGTGGAAACCGTGCTCGGCGCCGACCTGCAAGCGGTACTGGTGGACGATTTCGCCGGTTTCGACCTGGCGGGCTTCGAGCAGGGCGATTTGCGTCTGCTCCAGCTGGCTGGCGAGGGTGCGCGGGTGCCGGGCAGCCTGCTGGATAAAGTGGATGCCCAGGTCGATCTGGCGCCCTGGCTGGGGTCGGTCAAACCGGTGGAAAGCCTGGAGCAGGCCCTGGCCTTGCGTGGCCAGTTGGCGGCGGGCGAGAGCCTGATCAGCCGTGACGGTTTCTGGGTCGGCCGGCATTTCCTGCGGGTGCGTCGCGCCAGCGAAGCGGAAAGCGGCATGCTCGCGCGCAACCAGGAAATCGAACGACTGAGCCTGGAACGCGACGAGCGCGAAGCCAGCGTGGAAGACCTGGAAGCCCGCTTGCAGAACCTGCGCGCGCAACAGCGCCAGCAGGAGAACGGTCGCGAACACCTGCGTCGCCTGCTGCAGGATGAAGCCCGCCAGCAGGGGGAACTCAAGGCCAAACTCTCCGCCGGCAAGGCCAAGGCCGAACAGCTGGCCTTGCGCCGCACCCGTCTGGACGAAGAGGTGGCGGAACTGGGCGAGCAGCGTTCCCTGGAACACGAGCAGGTAGGCGAGGCCCGCCTGCAACTGCAGGAAGCCCTCGACAGCATGGCCCTGGACACCGAGCAGCGCGAGTTGCTGCTGGCCCAGCGCGACAGCTTGCGCGAACGCCTGGACCGGGTGCGCCAGGAAGCCCGCCAGCACAAGGATCATGCGCATCAGCTGGCGGTGCGCCTGGGGTCGCTCAAGGCGCAGCACGACTCTACCCGTCAGGCGCTGGAGCGCCTCGAACTGCAATCGGAGCGCCTGACCGAGAAGCGCGAGCAACTCAGCCTCAACCTGGAAGAGGGCGCCGCACCGCTGGAAGAGCTGCGGCTGAAGCTCGAAGAGTTGCTGGAAAAGCGTATGACCGTCGACGTCGAGCTCAAGAGCGCGCAGATCGCCATGGAAGACGCCGACCGCGAATTGCGCGATGCGGAAAAGCGTCGTACCCAGGCCGAGCAGCAATCGCAGCTGATCCGTGGCCAGCTTGAACAGCAGCGGATGGAATGGCAGGCGCTGACCGTGCGCCGCAAGACCTTGCAGGACCAGTTGCTGGAAGATGGCTACGACTTGCAGGGCGTACTCGCCACGCTGACCGAGCAGGCCAGCGAGAAAGAGGCCGAAGAGGAACTCGAGCGGATCGCCGCGCGTATTCAGCGCCTGGGGGCGATCAACCTCGCGGCCATCGATGAATACCAGCAACAGTCCGAGCGTAAGCGTTATCTGGATGCCCAGGATGCCGATCTGGTGGAAGCGCTGGATACCCTGGAAAACGTGATCCGCAAGATCGACAAGGAAACCCGTAATCGTTTCAAGGATACCTTTGATCAGATTAACGGCGGTTTGCAGGCACTCTTTCCAAAAGTTTTCGGTGGCGGCAGCGCTTATTTGGAACTGACGGGCGAAGATCTACTCGATACAGGGGTGACGATCATGGCGCGTCCACCCGGAAAGAAGAACAGCACCATTCATTTGTTGTCCGGTGGCGAGAAAGCATTGACCGCACTGGCATTGGTATTTGCCATCTTCAAGTTGAATCCGGCGCCGTTCTGCATGCTTGACGAAGTTGACGCACCGCTGGATGACGCTAACGTTGGACGCTACGCGCGACTGGTTAAAGAGATGTCGCAGACGGTGCAGTTCATCTATATCACTCACAACAAGATCGCCATGGAAATGGCCGATCAATTGATGGGGGTAACGATGCATGAGCCAGGCTGTTCGCGCCTGGTGGCAGTGGATGTCGAGGAGGCGATGGCGATGGTCGACGCCTGA
- the zipA gene encoding cell division protein ZipA, with amino-acid sequence MEIGLREWLIVIGIIVIAGILFDGWRRMRGGKGKLKFRLDRSLSNLPDDDGNTELLGPSRVLDTHKEPQLDEHDLPSMSAPVREPRESSKRGKRASEPQQGDLNLNLDLDGGPSFSSRDDDFPDENKASGYADKDQPQAEEVLVISVICRDSGGFKGPALLQNILESGLRFGEMDIFHRHESMAGNGEVLFSMANAVKPGIFDLDDIDHFSTPAVSFFLGLPGPRHPKQAFDVMVAAARKLSQELNGELKDDQRSVLTAQTIEHYRQRIVEFERRALTQKR; translated from the coding sequence ATGGAAATCGGTCTGCGCGAGTGGCTGATCGTCATCGGCATCATTGTCATTGCCGGTATTCTTTTTGATGGCTGGCGCCGTATGCGCGGCGGCAAAGGGAAGTTGAAATTCCGTCTGGATCGCAGCCTGTCCAATCTGCCGGACGATGATGGCAATACCGAACTGCTGGGCCCATCCCGCGTGCTGGATACCCATAAGGAACCGCAACTCGATGAGCACGACCTGCCGTCGATGAGCGCCCCGGTGCGCGAGCCGCGCGAATCCTCTAAGCGCGGCAAGCGTGCCAGCGAGCCGCAGCAGGGCGACCTGAACCTCAACCTGGATCTGGATGGCGGCCCGAGCTTCAGCAGCCGCGATGACGATTTCCCGGATGAAAACAAAGCGTCCGGGTATGCCGACAAAGACCAGCCGCAAGCCGAAGAAGTGTTGGTGATCAGTGTGATCTGCCGGGACTCCGGCGGCTTCAAGGGGCCGGCGCTGTTGCAGAACATTCTCGAAAGCGGCCTGCGTTTTGGCGAGATGGATATTTTCCACCGTCACGAAAGCATGGCCGGCAATGGCGAAGTGCTGTTCTCCATGGCCAACGCAGTCAAGCCGGGTATCTTCGATCTGGACGACATCGATCATTTCAGTACCCCGGCCGTGAGCTTCTTCCTCGGCCTGCCGGGCCCGCGTCATCCGAAACAGGCTTTCGACGTGATGGTGGCCGCGGCACGCAAGCTGTCCCAGGAGCTCAATGGCGAACTGAAGGACGACCAGCGCAGTGTGCTGACCGCCCAGACCATCGAGCATTACCGTCAGCGCATCGTCGAATTCGAGCGCCGTGCCCTGACCCAGAAGCGCTGA
- the ligA gene encoding NAD-dependent DNA ligase LigA: MTAAETRILELRAELDQHNYRYHVLDEPSIPDAEYDRLFHELKALEAEHPELVSSDSPTQRVGSAALSAFTQVRHEIPMLSLGNAFEETDMREFDRRVTEGLDLPVGDLFGGGAAVEYSCEPKLDGLAVSLLYLDGVLVRGATRGDGTTGEDISVNVRTVRNIPLKLQGTGWPATLEVRGEVYMSKAGFERLNAAQLEVGGKTFANPRNAAAGSLRQLDSKITASRPLEFCCYGIGQVTADIADTHIGNLQQLKRWGMPISRELKLAKGIGECLDYYREIGERRNGLPYEIDGVVFKVNSIASQRELGFRAREPRWAIAHKFPAMEELTELLDVEFQVGRTGAVTPVARLKPVKVAGVTVSNATLHNMDEVARLGLMIGDTVIIRRAGDVIPQVVQVVAERRPENARQVDIPHTCPVCGSHVERTQLIKRSKGKETVSEGAVYRCVGRLACGAQLKQAIIHFVSRRAMDIEGLGDKTIEQLVDEKLIGSPADLYKLKYEQIIDLEGFAEVSSNKLLKAIEDSKQPGLARFIYALGIPDVGEETAKVLARSLASLERVQQALPEVLTYLPDIGLEVAHEIHSFFEDSHNQEVIGALLDPQQCGLQLQDQGELGAEFAASATLGGMLDKLNIPSVGPGAAQKLADKFVTLEGVIKADWLDMRQTLPEKQAKAVREFFDNAENAERALAIEAQLQAFGMHWQSEKKVVEGLPLAGQTWVLTGSLELMSRDVAKDKLESLGAKVAGSVSAKTHCVVAGPGAGSKLAKANELGLKVLDEEAFVAFLGQHGIAV, encoded by the coding sequence ATGACCGCCGCCGAAACCCGCATTCTTGAGCTGCGCGCTGAGCTGGATCAGCACAACTACCGCTACCACGTACTCGACGAGCCGAGTATTCCCGATGCGGAGTACGACCGCCTGTTCCATGAGCTCAAGGCGCTGGAAGCCGAGCACCCGGAACTGGTCAGCAGCGACTCGCCTACCCAGCGTGTGGGCAGCGCGGCGCTCTCGGCCTTTACTCAAGTGCGCCATGAAATTCCCATGCTCAGCCTGGGCAATGCCTTCGAAGAAACCGACATGCGCGAATTCGATCGTCGGGTGACGGAAGGGCTCGATCTGCCGGTGGGCGATCTGTTCGGCGGTGGCGCGGCAGTGGAATACAGCTGCGAGCCGAAGCTCGACGGCCTGGCGGTCAGCCTGCTGTATCTGGATGGGGTGCTGGTGCGTGGCGCGACCCGGGGCGACGGCACCACCGGCGAAGACATCAGTGTCAATGTGCGCACCGTGCGCAATATTCCGCTGAAGCTGCAGGGCACTGGCTGGCCGGCGACCCTGGAGGTGCGCGGCGAGGTTTACATGTCCAAGGCCGGTTTCGAGCGCCTGAACGCTGCGCAGTTGGAAGTCGGTGGCAAGACTTTCGCCAACCCGCGCAACGCCGCGGCCGGCAGCCTGCGCCAGTTGGACTCGAAGATCACCGCCAGCCGTCCGCTGGAGTTCTGCTGCTACGGGATCGGCCAGGTCACCGCCGACATCGCCGACACCCACATCGGCAATCTGCAGCAGCTCAAGCGGTGGGGCATGCCCATCAGCCGCGAGCTCAAGCTGGCCAAGGGTATCGGCGAATGCTTGGATTACTACCGCGAGATCGGCGAGCGCCGTAACGGCCTGCCTTATGAAATCGACGGTGTGGTGTTCAAGGTCAACAGCATTGCCTCGCAACGCGAACTGGGCTTTCGTGCCCGCGAGCCGCGCTGGGCGATTGCCCATAAATTCCCGGCCATGGAAGAGCTGACCGAGCTGCTGGATGTGGAATTCCAGGTCGGCCGTACCGGCGCGGTGACCCCGGTGGCACGCTTGAAGCCAGTCAAGGTGGCGGGCGTCACCGTCTCCAATGCGACCCTGCACAACATGGACGAGGTCGCGCGCCTGGGCTTGATGATCGGCGATACCGTGATCATCCGTCGGGCGGGCGATGTGATCCCGCAAGTGGTGCAGGTGGTGGCCGAGCGCCGCCCGGAAAATGCGCGCCAAGTGGATATTCCGCACACCTGTCCGGTGTGTGGTTCCCATGTCGAGCGCACGCAACTGATCAAGCGCAGCAAGGGCAAGGAAACCGTCAGCGAGGGCGCTGTGTATCGCTGTGTCGGGCGCCTGGCCTGTGGTGCGCAGCTCAAGCAGGCGATCATCCACTTCGTGTCCCGCCGGGCCATGGATATCGAAGGGCTGGGCGACAAGACCATCGAGCAACTGGTGGACGAAAAACTCATCGGCTCGCCGGCCGATCTCTACAAGCTCAAGTACGAGCAGATCATCGATCTGGAAGGCTTTGCCGAGGTCTCCAGCAACAAGCTGCTCAAGGCCATCGAAGACAGCAAGCAGCCGGGGTTGGCACGCTTCATCTACGCCCTGGGCATTCCCGATGTGGGCGAGGAGACGGCCAAGGTCCTGGCGCGTTCCCTGGCCTCCCTGGAGCGCGTGCAGCAGGCCTTGCCGGAAGTGCTGACCTATCTGCCGGACATCGGCCTGGAAGTGGCGCACGAGATTCATAGCTTCTTCGAAGACAGCCACAACCAGGAGGTGATTGGCGCCTTGCTCGATCCGCAACAGTGCGGCCTGCAGTTGCAGGATCAGGGCGAACTGGGGGCCGAATTCGCCGCCAGCGCCACCCTGGGCGGCATGCTCGACAAGCTGAACATTCCATCGGTGGGACCGGGCGCGGCGCAGAAGCTGGCGGACAAGTTCGTGACCCTGGAGGGCGTGATCAAGGCCGACTGGCTCGACATGCGCCAGACCTTGCCGGAAAAACAGGCCAAGGCGGTGCGCGAGTTCTTCGACAACGCGGAAAACGCCGAACGGGCCCTGGCCATCGAAGCGCAATTGCAGGCCTTCGGCATGCACTGGCAGAGCGAGAAAAAGGTGGTGGAAGGCCTGCCGCTGGCCGGTCAGACCTGGGTGCTCACCGGCTCCCTGGAGCTGATGAGTCGCGATGTGGCCAAGGACAAGCTGGAAAGCCTGGGCGCCAAGGTCGCCGGTTCGGTGTCGGCCAAGACTCACTGCGTGGTAGCCGGTCCCGGCGCCGGCTCCAAATTGGCCAAGGCCAATGAACTGGGCCTGAAAGTGCTGGACGAAGAAGCCTTCGTGGCCTTCCTCGGCCAGCACGGCATCGCGGTCTGA
- a CDS encoding LysR family transcriptional regulator, giving the protein MELAQLKMVKAVARTGSIARAAEQLHCVPSNITNRLKQLEGELGTSLFIRAGRGLKISPDGEIILGYSERILALVEEAKRAVDRQAEPSGHLRIGAIESCAGGRLPPLLAEFHRRFPQVTLELVTGTWSQLFEELQHHRLDGALVAVDIPHPKLDRTTLYSEPLVLVASATAAPVLRPQDLQDQTLFMWPGVCPYRRALEQWLDTHGVTASLTGYASWGTIIDCVSAGAGMTLAPEGVLDRYTLSAGLARYRFAELQPIDIRFVWNKEIERHTARDAFAQLLREQLGKRDE; this is encoded by the coding sequence ATGGAACTGGCCCAACTGAAGATGGTGAAAGCGGTGGCCCGCACCGGCAGCATTGCCCGCGCGGCCGAGCAACTGCATTGCGTGCCCTCCAATATCACCAACCGCCTCAAGCAACTGGAAGGCGAGCTGGGCACCAGCCTGTTTATCCGCGCCGGTCGCGGGTTGAAGATCAGCCCTGACGGGGAAATCATCCTCGGCTACAGCGAGCGCATCCTGGCGCTGGTGGAGGAAGCCAAGCGTGCCGTGGATCGCCAGGCCGAGCCCAGCGGACACCTGCGTATCGGCGCCATCGAATCCTGTGCCGGCGGGCGGCTGCCGCCACTGTTGGCGGAGTTTCATCGGCGCTTTCCACAGGTCACCCTGGAGCTGGTGACCGGCACCTGGTCACAGCTGTTCGAGGAACTTCAGCACCATCGGCTCGACGGCGCGCTCGTCGCCGTCGACATCCCCCACCCGAAACTGGATCGCACCACGCTCTACAGCGAGCCCCTGGTACTGGTCGCCAGCGCCACTGCCGCTCCCGTACTGCGCCCGCAGGACCTGCAGGACCAGACGCTGTTCATGTGGCCAGGCGTCTGCCCCTATCGCCGCGCCCTGGAACAATGGCTGGACACCCACGGCGTGACCGCTTCCCTCACCGGCTACGCCAGCTGGGGCACCATCATCGACTGTGTCAGCGCCGGCGCCGGCATGACCCTGGCCCCGGAAGGCGTGCTCGACCGCTACACGCTGTCCGCAGGCCTGGCGCGCTACCGCTTCGCCGAGCTGCAGCCGATCGATATTCGTTTTGTCTGGAACAAGGAGATAGAACGGCACACGGCACGGGATGCGTTCGCGCAACTGTTGCGGGAGCAATTGGGGAAACGGGACGAATGA
- a CDS encoding DMT family transporter — protein sequence MKTSPVLKLVLATAVVIVCWAYSPVGIHIGLEGYEPGQLALLRFLIASSFMGVIALVKRIALPRWRDLPWLLVLGFFAITLHHVSLNHGQQGLSAGASSVLAQSAPIFSTLIAFFWLKEPVTGWRWGCVGLGLLGAVVVVWGDQGMASIRPEGLLVLVAAFSWGLYFVLQRRYSGRYDLLTTVCYMIWSGTVLLSLYGSGLTAAVAQASWRVNLAVLLLGVFPSALAYLAWAYVLARVEVSRASIAMYLIPPVAMLLAALILHERVHGVVMVGAAIVLGSVMAMQLEGRWGRRRSGPGVAVRVSPVQSGVGQNILSRCPSGSRATKV from the coding sequence TTGAAAACCTCGCCTGTGTTGAAGTTGGTCCTGGCGACCGCTGTGGTGATTGTGTGTTGGGCCTATTCCCCGGTGGGCATCCATATCGGCCTGGAGGGTTATGAACCTGGGCAACTGGCACTGCTGCGCTTTCTGATCGCCTCGTCGTTCATGGGAGTGATCGCGCTGGTGAAAAGAATTGCCCTGCCGCGCTGGCGCGATCTGCCCTGGCTGCTGGTGCTGGGGTTTTTCGCCATTACCCTGCATCACGTCAGCCTCAACCATGGCCAGCAGGGGCTGAGTGCCGGGGCGTCCAGTGTGCTGGCGCAGTCGGCGCCGATCTTCAGCACCCTGATTGCGTTTTTCTGGCTGAAGGAGCCGGTCACGGGCTGGCGCTGGGGCTGCGTCGGGTTGGGCTTGCTTGGGGCGGTCGTGGTGGTGTGGGGCGACCAGGGCATGGCGTCGATCAGGCCGGAGGGGTTGCTGGTGCTGGTGGCGGCCTTTTCGTGGGGCTTGTATTTCGTCCTGCAGCGACGCTATTCGGGGCGCTACGACCTGCTGACCACTGTGTGTTACATGATCTGGTCCGGCACTGTACTGCTGAGCCTGTACGGGTCGGGACTGACCGCGGCGGTGGCGCAGGCGTCGTGGCGAGTGAATCTGGCGGTGCTGCTGTTGGGGGTATTTCCCAGCGCGCTGGCTTACCTCGCCTGGGCCTATGTATTGGCCCGGGTCGAGGTCAGCCGTGCGTCTATCGCGATGTACCTGATACCGCCGGTTGCCATGTTGCTGGCGGCGCTCATCCTGCATGAGCGGGTGCATGGCGTGGTGATGGTGGGGGCGGCGATCGTCCTCGGCAGCGTGATGGCGATGCAGTTGGAGGGGCGCTGGGGGCGGCGCCGCAGCGGGCCGGGTGTGGCTGTCCGCGTGTCGCCCGTTCAGTCCGGGGTCGGGCAGAACATCCTGAGTCGGTGCCCATCCGGGTCCAGGGCGACGAAGGTGTAG
- a CDS encoding VOC family protein: MTVTSTYLLLYVDSPATSANFYSRLLDKPPVELSPTFALFILDSGLKLGLWSRQDAEPAAQVSGGGGELALAVADNQTVDQLHSQWANAGVSIAQAPTAMDFGYTFVALDPDGHRLRMFCPTPD; this comes from the coding sequence ATGACCGTTACCAGCACTTACCTTCTGCTGTACGTCGACAGCCCCGCTACCAGCGCCAACTTCTACAGCCGCCTGCTGGACAAGCCGCCGGTCGAACTGTCGCCGACCTTTGCCCTGTTCATTCTCGACTCGGGGCTCAAACTCGGACTCTGGTCCAGACAGGATGCCGAGCCCGCCGCCCAGGTGTCCGGCGGGGGCGGCGAACTGGCCCTGGCTGTGGCCGACAACCAGACGGTCGACCAACTGCACAGCCAATGGGCCAACGCCGGCGTGAGCATCGCCCAGGCTCCGACGGCCATGGACTTCGGCTACACCTTCGTCGCCCTGGACCCGGATGGGCACCGACTCAGGATGTTCTGCCCGACCCCGGACTGA
- a CDS encoding helix-turn-helix domain-containing protein: MQISSLGPAIRRYRKVAGLTQAELGEKTGFDPKTISRFETGTYTPSVEALFLLADVLGVKLKAFFADMGDEDEQRAYLFGVIHKATPKDLGKLIAAVDLALSKP, from the coding sequence ATGCAAATTTCAAGTTTGGGTCCAGCCATCAGACGTTACCGCAAGGTAGCGGGGCTTACTCAGGCTGAACTAGGCGAAAAAACCGGTTTTGACCCTAAAACCATCAGCCGCTTCGAAACCGGCACCTACACCCCCAGCGTCGAAGCCCTGTTCCTGCTGGCTGATGTGCTGGGAGTGAAGCTGAAAGCCTTTTTCGCAGATATGGGCGACGAAGACGAACAGCGGGCGTACCTGTTCGGTGTCATTCATAAAGCCACCCCGAAGGACCTGGGAAAGCTGATAGCAGCGGTAGACCTGGCCTTGTCCAAGCCTTAG